Proteins from one Xenopus tropicalis strain Nigerian chromosome 1, UCB_Xtro_10.0, whole genome shotgun sequence genomic window:
- the tmod1 gene encoding tropomodulin-1 isoform X1 yields MSRRKDLEKYRDLDEDEILNKLTDEELTALEGELEELDPDNELLPAGLRQRDQTKKMATGPFQRDALLDHLEKQAKEIKDKEDLVPYTGEKRGKPWIPKKTVVDPVLENVTLEPELEEALANASDAELCDIAAILGMHTLMSNQQYYEALASSNIVNKEGLNSVIKPTQYKPVPDEEPNSTDVEDTLERIKNNDPDLEDVNLNNIRNIPILTLKDYAEAMKTNTHVQKLSIVGTRSNDPVAYALADMLKVNSTLKSLNVESNFISGSGILSIIESLQYNTSLVELKIDNQSQPLGNKAEMDIASMLEKNSTLLKFGYHFTQQGPRLRASNAMMNNNDLVRKRRLADLDGPIYPKCRSGV; encoded by the exons ATGTCACGGAGAAAAGACTTAGAAAAATACAGAGACTTGGATGAGGATGAAATATTGAACAAACTTACAGACGAAGAGCTGACAGCCTTGGAGGGGGAACTGGAAGAACTGGATCCTGAT AATGAGCTATTACCTGCAGGACTAAGGCAAAGAGATCAGACCAAAAAAATGGCAACAGGGCCTTTTCAAAGAGACGCCCTTTTGGATCATTTAGAGAAACAAGCCAAGGAAATTAAGGACAAAGAAGACTTGGTGCCCTACACTGGAGAAAAAAGAG GAAAGCCATGGATACCCAAAAAGACTGTTGTTGATCCTGTGTTAGAAAACGTAACTTTGGAACCAGAACTTGAAGAAGCTTTGGCCAATGCCTCTGATGCTGAACTGTGTGACATTGCAG CTATTCTTGGAATGCACACACTGATGAGTAACCAGCAGTACTATGAAGCCCTTGCAAGTAGCAATATTGTCAATAAAGAAGGTTTAAACA gtGTAATCAAACCAACACAGTACAAACCAGTTCCAGATGAAGAGCCTAATTCAACTGATGTGGAAGATACTTTGGAACGAATAAAGAACAATGACCCAGATCTTGAAGATGTCAACCTCAACAATATTAGG AACATCCCTATACTAACATTAAAGGATTACGCTGAAGCAATGAAAACCAACACTCATGTACAGAAACTGAGCATAGTTGGGACAAGAAGCAATGACCCAGTTGCTTAT GCTTTGGCAGACATGCTGAAGGTCAACAGCACATTGAAGAGTTTAAATGTGGAGTCCAATTTCATCAGTGGATCAGGCATATTGTCTATTATTGAATCACTCCAGTACAATACGTCACTGGTAGAGCTGAAAATAGACAACCAG aGCCAGCCTCTAGGCAACAAAGCAGAAATGGATATTGCAAGTATGTTGGAAAAAAACTCGACCCTTTTGAAGTTTGGCTATCATTTTACTCAACAAGGACCCAGACTTCGAGCTTCGAATGCCATGATGAACAATAATGATCTTG tgagGAAGAGGAGGCTGGCTGATTTGGATGGGCCAATCTATCCCAAATGCCGAAGCGGGGTGTAG
- the tmod1 gene encoding tropomodulin-1 isoform X2, with product MSRRKDLEKYRDLDEDEILNKLTDEELTALEGELEELDPDNELLPAGLRQRDQTKKMATGPFQRDALLDHLEKQAKEIKDKEDLVPYTGEKRGKPWIPKKTVVDPVLENVTLEPELEEALANASDAELCDIAAILGMHTLMSNQQYYEALASSNIVNKEGLNSVIKPTQYKPVPDEEPNSTDVEDTLERIKNNDPDLEDVNLNNIRNIPILTLKDYAEAMKTNTHVQKLSIVGTRSNDPVAYALADMLKVNSTLKSLNVESNFISGSGILSIIESLQYNTSLVELKIDNQSQPLGNKAEMDIASMLEKNSTLLKFGYHFTQQGPRLRASNAMMNNNDLARMHRTDGPWHNFSALDLEDV from the exons ATGTCACGGAGAAAAGACTTAGAAAAATACAGAGACTTGGATGAGGATGAAATATTGAACAAACTTACAGACGAAGAGCTGACAGCCTTGGAGGGGGAACTGGAAGAACTGGATCCTGAT AATGAGCTATTACCTGCAGGACTAAGGCAAAGAGATCAGACCAAAAAAATGGCAACAGGGCCTTTTCAAAGAGACGCCCTTTTGGATCATTTAGAGAAACAAGCCAAGGAAATTAAGGACAAAGAAGACTTGGTGCCCTACACTGGAGAAAAAAGAG GAAAGCCATGGATACCCAAAAAGACTGTTGTTGATCCTGTGTTAGAAAACGTAACTTTGGAACCAGAACTTGAAGAAGCTTTGGCCAATGCCTCTGATGCTGAACTGTGTGACATTGCAG CTATTCTTGGAATGCACACACTGATGAGTAACCAGCAGTACTATGAAGCCCTTGCAAGTAGCAATATTGTCAATAAAGAAGGTTTAAACA gtGTAATCAAACCAACACAGTACAAACCAGTTCCAGATGAAGAGCCTAATTCAACTGATGTGGAAGATACTTTGGAACGAATAAAGAACAATGACCCAGATCTTGAAGATGTCAACCTCAACAATATTAGG AACATCCCTATACTAACATTAAAGGATTACGCTGAAGCAATGAAAACCAACACTCATGTACAGAAACTGAGCATAGTTGGGACAAGAAGCAATGACCCAGTTGCTTAT GCTTTGGCAGACATGCTGAAGGTCAACAGCACATTGAAGAGTTTAAATGTGGAGTCCAATTTCATCAGTGGATCAGGCATATTGTCTATTATTGAATCACTCCAGTACAATACGTCACTGGTAGAGCTGAAAATAGACAACCAG aGCCAGCCTCTAGGCAACAAAGCAGAAATGGATATTGCAAGTATGTTGGAAAAAAACTCGACCCTTTTGAAGTTTGGCTATCATTTTACTCAACAAGGACCCAGACTTCGAGCTTCGAATGCCATGATGAACAATAATGATCTTG CTCGTATGCATAGAACTGATGGGCCGTGGCACAACTTTTCAGCTCTGGACCTGGAGGATGTATAA